Proteins from one Pseudomonadota bacterium genomic window:
- a CDS encoding twin-arginine translocase subunit TatC, producing the protein MTEKPDTAATPSPALLAVRAINEVRKYILGIAIALAVVTVVLYFFSPQMLRFFQDHLEQKLAFFSVAEPFLAHVKLALIAALFILMPGIIFCGWKAAAKPFAMSAGSIGWFVLFTCLLFYSGAFFCYSITLPFGVRFLLEFQSAQLQPIISIGKFVTFVAVFILAFGIIFELPILMVFGARSGLIPRQSFEKNRRYAILAISIIAALLTPTPDVVNMLLMGVPLYLLYEFGIIVIRILKI; encoded by the coding sequence ATGACCGAAAAGCCCGACACCGCCGCAACCCCTTCCCCCGCCCTGCTGGCGGTGCGGGCAATCAATGAAGTCCGCAAATATATCCTGGGAATTGCCATCGCCCTTGCGGTGGTGACCGTGGTCCTTTATTTTTTCTCCCCGCAGATGCTCCGTTTCTTCCAGGACCACCTTGAGCAAAAGCTCGCATTTTTCTCCGTCGCCGAACCGTTTCTGGCCCACGTCAAACTGGCCCTGATCGCGGCACTCTTCATTCTGATGCCCGGCATCATCTTCTGCGGCTGGAAGGCGGCGGCCAAGCCGTTTGCGATGTCGGCAGGGTCCATCGGCTGGTTTGTTCTTTTTACCTGTCTTCTTTTTTACAGCGGTGCCTTTTTCTGCTATTCAATCACCCTGCCGTTCGGGGTCAGATTCCTTCTCGAATTCCAGTCCGCCCAGCTGCAGCCGATTATCTCCATCGGCAAATTCGTCACCTTCGTCGCCGTGTTCATTCTGGCTTTCGGGATCATCTTCGAGCTGCCGATCCTGATGGTCTTTGGCGCCAGATCAGGGCTTATCCCCCGGCAATCCTTTGAAAAAAACCGCCGCTACGCCATCCTCGCGATCAGCATCATCGCCGCCCTCCTGACCCCGACCCCGGATGTGGTCAACATGCTGCTGATGGGAGTCCCGCTCTATCTTTTGTACGAATTCGGGATCATCGTAATCAGGATACTGAAGAT
- a CDS encoding phosphoribosylformylglycinamidine synthase subunit PurQ has translation MPEKVKAIVITGYGTNCEMEMAHACRLGGADQVDIVHMSELIHGEYSLDDYHFLNLPGGFLDGDDLGAGQAGAHRFKHVVIKKTGEKLMDQLVRFINDGKLIIGVCNGFQLMVKTGLLPGFNGNYHDRQVSLSYNDSSRFEDRWVTLKVDPDSPCVFTRGLDALYFPIRHGEGKFVTLNDKVMQSVLDNKLVALRYADPETGKPTMDYPLNPNGSPDAIAGICDPSGRLFGLMPHPEAFLHRTNHPRWTREDLPEEGQGVALFRNGVNYIRENL, from the coding sequence ATGCCCGAAAAAGTTAAAGCGATAGTCATCACCGGATACGGGACCAACTGCGAAATGGAAATGGCCCATGCCTGCAGGCTGGGCGGCGCCGACCAGGTTGATATTGTCCACATGAGCGAACTGATCCACGGGGAGTATTCGCTGGATGACTACCATTTCTTAAACCTGCCGGGCGGTTTTCTCGATGGCGATGATCTCGGGGCCGGTCAGGCCGGCGCCCACCGATTCAAACATGTGGTGATCAAGAAAACCGGCGAGAAACTGATGGACCAGCTGGTTCGGTTCATCAATGACGGCAAGCTGATTATCGGGGTCTGCAACGGTTTCCAGCTGATGGTCAAGACCGGGCTTCTGCCCGGGTTTAACGGAAATTACCACGACCGGCAGGTCAGTCTTTCCTACAACGACTCCAGCCGTTTTGAAGACCGCTGGGTGACTCTGAAGGTTGACCCGGATTCACCATGTGTCTTCACCAGGGGGCTTGACGCCCTCTATTTCCCGATCCGGCATGGCGAAGGGAAATTCGTCACCCTGAATGACAAGGTCATGCAATCGGTCCTCGACAACAAACTGGTGGCCCTGCGTTACGCCGATCCGGAAACCGGCAAACCGACCATGGACTATCCTTTGAACCCCAACGGCTCGCCGGACGCCATTGCCGGTATCTGCGACCCGAGCGGCCGCCTTTTCGGACTGATGCCTCATCCCGAAGCATTTCTGCACCGGACAAACCATCCCCGCTGGACCAGGGAGGACCTCCCCGAGGAAGGCCAGGGTGTGGCCCTGTTCAGAAACGGGGTCAACTATATCAGGGAAAATCTGTAG
- a CDS encoding HD domain-containing protein, which translates to MNCLPREIESSASCRPPCDKCFPDYPLGQALTRKLRDLATSFLDADGGCHGIDHSERVHATSLAIGREMGAKLEVLSAAALLHDIGRRDEHASKGKICHAVRGAELAAGLLAANAFHPGEISEICHCIATHRFRDNTPPLSLEARILFDADKLDSIGAIGIGRAFLFAGQVGARLHNTEADVTETSPYTVEDTAYREFMVKLIRIRERMLTPPGRKMADERHDFMVEFFARLEMEINGGEPDARKS; encoded by the coding sequence ATGAACTGTTTACCTAGAGAAATCGAGTCTTCGGCTTCATGCCGGCCGCCCTGCGACAAATGCTTTCCGGATTATCCGCTGGGCCAGGCTCTCACCAGGAAACTGCGTGATCTTGCAACCTCATTCCTCGACGCCGATGGAGGGTGCCACGGGATCGACCATTCCGAAAGGGTCCATGCCACTTCACTGGCAATAGGAAGGGAGATGGGAGCAAAACTTGAGGTGTTAAGCGCTGCCGCATTGCTGCACGATATCGGTCGGCGAGATGAACATGCAAGCAAAGGCAAAATCTGCCACGCTGTACGCGGCGCGGAACTTGCTGCCGGGCTTCTCGCGGCGAACGCTTTTCATCCCGGTGAGATCTCCGAGATCTGCCACTGTATTGCCACACACCGTTTTCGCGATAACACCCCCCCGCTCTCACTGGAGGCCAGGATTCTTTTTGATGCCGACAAACTGGATTCGATCGGCGCAATCGGCATCGGCCGGGCATTTCTTTTTGCCGGTCAGGTGGGAGCCCGCCTTCATAATACGGAAGCAGATGTCACAGAAACCAGCCCTTATACGGTTGAAGATACCGCATACCGTGAATTCATGGTCAAACTGATCCGGATCAGGGAGCGAATGCTGACCCCGCCGGGCAGGAAGATGGCCGATGAACGACATGATTTCATGGTTGAATTTTTTGCCCGACTTGAGATGGAAATAAACGGAGGAGAACCCGATGCCCGAAAAAGTTAA
- a CDS encoding YkgJ family cysteine cluster protein yields MADAMSSLDLPEHVCELEKNEKFSFRCGPTVRCFNECCRQLDLALTPYDVLRLRKGLRITSGEFLDRYTVVELAEGEAFPQVFLAMIDDGRASCPFVTDTGCSVYQDRPGACRAYPVGRAAFLDHDGKPSDFFVLLTEPHCRGFSDGEERTVTTWSDDQGLDAYNRINDLMMKITHHPKIREGFRPDREQMNRFMVLYDLDGFRKSQNTIPTLNNCNMEGNSQFAGLDDEALLKRVIHQLQYELFT; encoded by the coding sequence ATGGCTGATGCAATGAGCAGCCTGGATCTGCCGGAACACGTCTGCGAACTCGAAAAGAATGAAAAGTTTTCCTTCCGCTGCGGTCCGACCGTCCGGTGTTTTAATGAATGCTGCCGCCAGCTTGATCTGGCTCTCACCCCGTATGATGTCTTAAGGCTTCGCAAGGGTCTGCGGATCACATCCGGCGAGTTCCTCGACCGCTACACGGTGGTGGAACTTGCGGAAGGCGAGGCATTTCCCCAGGTCTTTCTGGCGATGATCGATGACGGCAGGGCGAGCTGCCCCTTTGTCACCGATACCGGCTGCTCGGTTTACCAAGACCGTCCGGGCGCCTGCCGGGCATATCCGGTCGGCCGCGCCGCCTTTCTCGATCATGACGGCAAACCCTCTGATTTCTTCGTTCTCCTGACTGAACCCCATTGCCGCGGTTTCTCCGACGGAGAGGAGAGAACGGTCACAACCTGGAGCGATGACCAGGGGCTTGATGCATACAATCGCATCAATGACCTGATGATGAAAATTACCCATCATCCGAAAATCAGGGAAGGGTTCAGGCCAGACCGGGAGCAGATGAACAGGTTTATGGTCCTCTACGATCTCGATGGTTTCAGGAAAAGTCAGAACACCATTCCAACCCTCAACAACTGCAACATGGAGGGGAACAGCCAATTTGCCGGCCTTGATGATGAAGCCCTGCTCAAAAGGGTAATCCACCAGCTTCAATATGAACTGTTTACCTAG
- the rsfS gene encoding ribosome silencing factor gives MKRIKKSLADLEISELLARIYRTVSEKKAEKPVILDVRGISDFADYFVIMSGTSTRHVQGLAEAVDDEIGSRRTREGDTEGLSEARWVLLDYNDIIIHVFHYEDRDHYDLEGLWHDAPRLDPKKLLNPGKTV, from the coding sequence ATGAAAAGAATCAAGAAATCACTGGCCGATCTGGAAATCTCGGAGCTTCTGGCCAGAATATATCGTACTGTTTCAGAGAAAAAAGCTGAGAAACCGGTCATCCTCGATGTTCGGGGGATCTCCGATTTTGCGGACTATTTTGTGATCATGAGCGGCACCTCCACCCGCCACGTGCAGGGTCTTGCCGAAGCCGTCGACGACGAGATCGGCAGCAGGAGGACCCGGGAAGGGGACACCGAAGGGTTGAGCGAAGCACGCTGGGTGCTGCTCGATTATAACGATATCATCATCCATGTCTTTCACTATGAAGATCGTGATCATTACGATCTGGAAGGACTCTGGCACGACGCCCCCCGTCTCGATCCGAAAAAACTGCTGAATCCCGGGAAAACAGTATGA